Genomic segment of Streptomyces longhuiensis:
ATGGCCTTCAGCGTGATGCCCAGTTCGTCGTCGTGCGGGGCCAGCGCCAGCGCGGCGGCCACCGAGGCGCCGGCGATGAGGTTGTGCCCGCGAGCATGGCCTTTCTCGGGCAGCGCGTCGTACTCGAGGCAGAGCCCGAGACGGTCAGCTCACCACTGCCCACAGTCGCGGTGAACGCGGTGGGAAGCCCGCCGGTCGCCCGCTCGATGTCGAAGCCTCCCTCGGCGAGCGGCGCGGTGGTCGCCGCACAGGCTTCCTACTCCTCGAAGGAGACTTCGGGACGGGGTGTGCAGGCAACGCGACAGCGAGTACACGCGTACCTGCCAGCCCGCGACGCCATCGGATGTGGCTGTCTTGAAGCGGCTTTCACAGTCGCCTGAATTGTGTGTGGTCACGGATGCCTCCTATTGACATGCTCCTTGCCCTGAAGGGCGAGGATTCTGTCCTTCTCCGCCGGTTGCCGTGACGAACACCTCCCGCCGAGTGTGCGACCTTTCGTCGGAGAGGTGTACGACCTTGACGACGTCGGGCGAACGGTTCAGGAACTTGACGAGCCGGTCCAGCCTGATCTCGTCCGCCGTGTCGACCTCGACGGTGATCCTGCGCAGCCCGTCGACGGGTGCTGCGACGTCCATGGTGACCACGTCGAACTGGCGCTGCGCCATGATCGACGCGACCCGGGTGATCGCCAAGGGCATGGCGACGACGTCGATACGCAGCACGGCGCCCAGTTGGTGTGCACGTGGTGTCTCAACGACGGGAGGAACAGGGCGTGTTGGTGTCTCTGTGGCGGCTGGCATGAAGGACACGGTTCCAAGCGCCCGATCCGTCCACAACACAAGTGCGCACAGCGATGCGGATCACGCTCCTTTCGGGAAGTCCAACCAGGTAGGAAGTGGGCAATGAGGTAACTGCTACGTACACTTGTGGAATGCCAGCGCCGGTACATCTCGACTCGGTCGACCTGCAGATCCTGGAGTTGTTGCGAGCCGACGGGCGGCGCACCGTCCGCGACATCGCCCGTCTGGTGAAGCTGTCGCCGGCGCCGGTCCGCCGGCGCATACGGCACCTCGAGGAGTCGGGAGTCATCACCGGTTACACGATCACCACGGATCAGGCCAAGCTCGGTCCGGGCCTTCAGGCGGTCACCGAGCTGCGATTCACGGGCGACACCGACATCCACGACATCGTGGAGTTCGCGTCGACCCTGCCGGAGGTCGACGAGGTACTGACGCTCACCGGTGACGTGGACGCACTCGTCCGACTGCACGTCGACAATGTCGACGAGCTGCAGAAGGTGGTGAATCGCCTGCGCCGCAAGGGTGTGGGCGTGCTGCAGACGAAGACGCTGATCGTCATCGCCTCGTGGCATCGGGGAACTCCCGTGCCCTGAGCGCAGCCTCGGCGCATCTCATGTCCAGAGACAATAAACGCCCGCGCCCCCGGAGACGCTCTCCGGGGGGGCGGGCGGGACGAAGGCGAACTCAGGCGTCTTCGTCGTCCACGAGCGCGATCAGCAGCCCTTGTTCGTCCTCGGGGACGTAGCCGGCGTAGTAGTCGTGGAGCGAGCGCCGTGAGAGGCGTGCCGCCGCCAGGCCGTCCTGTACGCGGATCGCCTCCAGCACCTCCTGGTGGTGTTGGAGCGACTCCCGCATGAGTGCCTTGCTGTTGCTCGCGTGGGCGACCTTGTCCGAGATGAGCGAGAGGACGGCGCCCCTGACGACCTGGTTGCACACCTCGATGAGGGAGTTGCGGCTGGCCACGGCCACCGCCTCGTGGAAGGCGACATCGGCCTTGCTGAACTCTTCGTAGCCTTCCTCGATGGCGTCCGACATGACGGCGAGCGTCCGCTCCATGGCGGACAGCTCCTCGTCGGACCGCAGCCGGGCCGCCAGCTGGCTCGCCGACCCGTCGAGCATCATGCGGAACGAGATCAACTCGGCCATCGACACGTTGTCGAACTGGACGAGCCGGGTCATCTCCTTGGTCAGGCCGGCCGGCGAGAACGGCAGGATCTCCGGGCCGTTCGGGTCGCCCGGGCGCGAGCGGACGAGCCCGTTGCTCTCCAGTACACGCAAGGCCTCGCGCACGGTGGGCCGGCTCGCCCCGAACTGTGTCACCAGCTCCCGTTCGCTCGGCAGCCGTTGACCGGGCTTCAGGTCACCTCGCGTGATGGCCTGCTCGATCTGCTCCACGATGCGCTGGTAGAGCCGTACCGGCGCCACCTGCCGGAACTGTGCCCCGTTGCTCACGGCTGTTTCCCCTCGAGCCTGGTTCATGTCGTCCTCTCCCCCGTGGGCGTCCCGGGGACGCTGTCCGGCCAGTGCGGAACCGCCCCGGCAGGACGGTTCCGTTCGTACCACGCCGCCGCTCTCAGAACTCCGAGATCGTCGAAGCGGCGACCCGAGATCTGCACCCCGATGGGCCGACGGTCCGTCGTGAAGCCACAGTTGACGGTCGCGGCAGGTTGCCCCGACATGTTGTACGGCGCGGTGAATCCGATGTGGTGCATCGTCTTCCCCTCCCCCATGAACGGCATCGGCTGATCAGCGGGGAACGCCGCCACCGGAGCGGTCGGCGAGAGCACCAGATCGTACGGGAGTGTCGCCGCCACGGTCTGCTCCTGGATCCGCATGATCTGCTGGTAGCACTGGAGCACCTTCGTGCCCGGCACGTCCGCGCCTTCCTGGCACCACTGGACGATGTAGGGCAGGACCCGCCGGCGGGCTTCGGGCGTCAGCGCCCGGAAGTCGTTCCAGGACCGTACGCGCCAGAACAGGTCCAGGTCGTCGAGGAGATCCTGGGTCATGAACGGCTCGACCGGCTCCACGACGGCTCCCGCCGCCTCGAAGACCTCGGCGGCACGCCGCACCGCGGCGACGGTCTCCGCGTCGGCCGGCTCCCCGCACCCTGCGTCCAGGTGCACCCCCACGCGCAGTCCGCGGACGTCGACGTCCAGGGCCGACCAGTCGATGTCCTGCGGCGGCAGGCTCGACCAGTCCCGGGGATCCGGTTGGCTCAGGACCCGCATGAGCAGGGCGGCGTCCGCCACGGTGCGCGTCAGGGGGCCGGCGCAGCGCCCCTGGTACGGGGCGTCCAGCGGGATCCGCCCGTAGCTGGGTTTGAGCGTGGCAAGTCCCAGCCAGGTGCCCGGCAGCCGGATCGATCCGCCGATGTCGGTGCCGACGTGCAGCGGTCCGTATCCCCCGGCGGCCGCGGCGCCCGCGCCGGAGCTCGAACCGCCCGTCGTCCAGCCGGAGTTCCAGGCGCTGCGGGTGATGCCGTGCCGACTGGAGACGCCCGAGGAGAGCATGCCCCAGTCGGGCATGACGGTCGATCCGAGGACCACTCCGCCCGATTCGAGGACCCGAGCGGTGATGGGCGCGTCCGCGTCGGGGACGACCGGTTCGGCCCCGGCGTTGCCCGCGGACATGGGTACGCCCTTGCGTGCGACGTTCTCCTTGAGCGTCACGGGGACACCGTCGATGGGCCCGAGCGGTTCGCCCGCCGACCATCGCGCCTCGCTGGCCTGGGCCGCCTTGCGGGACTCGTCCGGGTCCCGTACCCAGAACGCGTTGAGCACGCCCTCACGTGCCTCGATCACCGACTGGACGGCGTCGTGGACCTCGACCGGCGACAACGTGCGGTCTGCGAATCCGGCCACCATCTCGACTGCCGACATGGCGGCCAGGCTCTGTTCCATGAGCACCCGCACTCTCCTTCGCTCGCGATGCCTGAGGTAGGCGAACCCTTGACAACGACAGTTTCAATCGTCACGGTACCTGGCAAGTGAGCTTACTGGTCAGGCCAGTTAGAGCGAAAGGGTGGCGTGCATGACGCGAGACACCAGGACGGTTCGGCTCGCCGTCATTCCGGGCGACGGAATCGGCCCCGAGGTCGTCGCGGCGACCGTGCCCACGCTCCGGGCCGCCCTGGAGGCCGACGGCCACCGGCTCGACGTGATCGAACTCGACTGGGGCGGCGAGCGGTTCCTCCGAGAGGGCGCGGCGATGCCTGCCGGCGCGGCCGCCCGTATCCGCGACGCGGTGGCGAACGCCCTGCGCGATACCCGGAACCACACGGCCGACCTCGGCGGCACCGCCACCACAGCGGACGTGGCTGCCGCCGTGCTGCGCGCGATGGAAGGCCAGGGACAGCGCGGATGAGGCACCACACACCGCCGGCGCGGCGAGCCCGGACGATCGCGGCCACACTCACCTGCCTGCTGCTGACTGCCTGTTCGGCCGGCTCCCTGGCTGCCGGAGGCAGCATCGGCGACCCCGAGACCACGTTGAGCATCGGCCTCACCGCCGAGCCCGCCAATCTCGACTTCACCAAGACCGAGGGTGCCGCCATCCCGCAGGCGCTGCTCTACAACGTCTACGAGAACCTGGTGAAGCTGGACCAGTCCGGGAGGATCGAGCCCGGTCTGGCCACGTCGTGGAGCCGGTCCAAGGACCGTAAGACCTACACGTTCCATCTGGTGAAGGACGCCAGGTTCAGCAATGGCGCCCGGTTCACGGCGGCGGACGCCAAGTTCTCCATCGAGCGCGTCGCGTCCGGCTGGACGGTGGCGCAGAAGTCCCAGATGGGTGTCGTCGACACGGTACGGGCGGTGGCACCCGACGAACTGAAGGTCACTCTCAAGACGCCGAGCAACGACTGGCTGTACCGGATGACCACCCGCATCGGCGCGATGTTCAGCCGGACCGGCGTGCAGAAGCTGGCCACCGAACCGGTGGGGACCGGACCGTACGTGGTGAAGCGGTGGAACCGCGGCGACTCGATCACGCTGGCCCGCAGGGCCGACTACTGGGGCCGCGCGCCGCACTTCAAGACGGTCGCCCTCAAGTACTTCAAGGATCCGACGGCCCTGAACAACGCGCTGCTCACCGGCACCATCAACGTGATCGGCGCGATGCAGTCCCCGGACTCCCTGTACCGGTTCGAGAACAACCCGAAGTACAAGGTCATCGAGGGTTCGACCAACGGCGAGGTGCTCCTCTCCCTCAACAACGGCTCGGGCCCGCTGCGCAATCCCCAGGCCCGCCAGGCGGTCCGTCACGCCATCGACCACAAAGCCCTGCTGGACACCTGCTGGGCAGGCCGCGGCAAGCTCATCGGCAGCATGGTCCCGCCGACCGACCCCTGGTACCAGGACCTCACGGACCTGTATCCGTACGACCGCGACAAGGCCAGGAAGCTGCTCAAGGAGTCCGGTGAGGCCGGCCGTACGCTGCGGCTGCGGATTCCGACACTGCCCTACGCCGTCGCGTGCGGCACGGTCGTGAAGAGCCAGCTGGAACAGGCCGGGTTCAAGGTGAGGCTCGATCAGCTGGAGTTCCCTGCCACCTGGCTGACCACGGTGTTCAAGAACGCCGACTACGACATGTCCATCATCTCCCATGCCGAACCCCGTGACATCCAGGCGGTGTTCGGATCCAAGACGTACTACACCCGCTACAACAGCCCTGAGTTCCGTGCCCTGTTGAAGAAGGCGGACGAGGGAACCCAGGAACAGCAGGTCACGTCCATGCGGGCGGCTGCCCGGCTGCTGTCGAAGGACGCCGCGGCCGACTGGCTGTTCCTGCTGCCGAACCTGATGGTGGCGGACGCGGACATCACCGGCCTGCCCAAGAACTCCATCTCCGAATCACTGGACCTCACCGGCCTGGGCCGGTCGTGAAAGGCGGCCCCATCATCATGAAAGGCGGCCTCATCCCATGATCGTCCGTCTCGTGCAGCGGATCGCGGTCCTCCTGGCCAGCCTCGTCGTCTGCTCCGTCCTGGTCTTCGCGTTCATGGCGGTGCTGCCGGGGGATCCGGCCCGCGTCGCCCTCGGCGTCAGCGCGTCGGACTCGGCGGTGGCGCAACTGCGAACGGAGTTCGGGCTCGACCGGCCGCTGGTGGCCCAGTACTTCAGCTGGATCCACGGCCTGGTCACCTTCGACCCGGGCAACTCCTACATCTCCCACATGCCGATCGGCCCGCAGCTCGCCGACCGCCTCCTGGTCACCCTGTGGCTCGTCGGCACCGGGATGGTGATCGCCTGCATCCTGGCGATCCCCATGGGCACGATCATGGCCGTGCGGCACCGCAAGCCGTCCGGGCTCATGCTCTCCGCCGTGTCCCAGATCGGCGTCGCCGTCCCGGCCTTCCTCGCGGGCATCCTCATGATCACCGTGTTCGCGGTGGGTCTCGGATGGCTGCCGGCGAACGGCTGGACACCACCGGTGCAGGATCCGGTCCTCTTCCTCAAACAGCTGGTCATGCCCGCGCTGTCCCTCGGCATCGTGCAGGCGGCCGTGCTCACCCGCTACGTCCGCAGTGCCGTGCTCGACGTCCTGCGCGAGGACTATCTGCGCACCGCTCGCGCCAAGGGACTTCGCCCGACCCAGGCCCTGCTGCGGCACGGTCTTCGCAACGCATCGGTGCCCGTGGTCACCGTCCTGGCACTGCAGCTCGCCACGTTGCTGGTGGGCTCCGTCGTCATCGAGCGGGTCTTCGTCATCCCCGGGCTCGGGAGCCTTCTCCTGGACAGCGTCGCCGGCCGGGATCTCACCATGGTGCAGGACGTGGTCATGATCATCGCCATCGCGGTGCTGCTCGTGAACTTCCTGGTGGACATGGTCTATCTGTTGATCGACCCGCGACTCAGGGTGGGTGCGTCATGAGTGTTCTGGACCCGGAAGCCGCCGTCGCCACCGCGGCGCCCGACCGTCGGCGGCGCCGCCGCCCGATCACGGGCAGCCTCCTGGTGGGCGGTGTCATCGTCGCCCTGGTGATCGGCACGGCACTGCTGTCCTTCGTGTGGACCCCGCACGATCCGACCCTGGTGGACGCCTCGGTACGGCTGCAGAAGCCGTCGCCGGAGTACTGGTTCGGCACGGACAAGTTCGGCCGCGACGTGTTCAGCCAGATCCTGGTGGGCTCGCGCACCACGCTGTTCGTCGGCTTCGTGGCCGTGGGGGTCGCCGCCGTGATCGGCGTTCCTCTCGGCATCGTCGCCGGGATGGCGCCCCGCTGGTTCGGCGAGCTGCTGATGCGCGGCAACGACCTGCTCCTCGCCTTCCCCGCGCTCCTGTTGGCCATCATGTTCGCCGCCGTGTACGGCGCGGGCACGCTGGTCGCGATGATCGCCATCGGCATCGCGTCCATCCCCACGTTCGCCCGGCTGATACGCGGCGGCACGCTGCAGGTCATGCAGACCGAGTACGTCACCGCCGCGCGTGCGGCGGGCCGCGGACCGTTCGCGATCGGCCTGCGGCACGTCCTGCCCAACGTCAGCAGTCTCGTCATCGTGCAGGCGTCGGTCGGTTTCGCCATCGCCGTGCTCGCCGAGGCGGCGCTGTCCTTCCTGGGCTTCGGCACCCCGCCCCCGACACCGTCCTGGGGCCGGATGCTGCAGGAGAGCCAGGAGCTGCTGGCGTCCGCTCCCCGACTCGCCGTGTACCCGGGCGTCGCGATCGCGGTGGCGGTGCTCGGATTCAATCTGCTCGGTGACGGCCTTCGCGACCGTTTCGACCCCAAGCTGGAGGACCGCCGATGACCGCGGCACCCGAATCCGACGATGTCCGGGACGTCCTGGCCGTACGCGATCTCGACGTGACGGTGGGCGGCCGCAAGCTCATCGACAGCGTCGACTTCACCATCCGGGCCGGCGAACGCGTCGGCCTGATCGGTGAGTCGGGGTCCGGCAAGTCGCTGACCTCGCTGAGCGTCATGGGACTGCTCCCCGAAGGGCTGCGGGCCACGGGATCGGTGCGGCTCGCCGGAGTCGACCACGACCTGGTCGGTGCCGACGAGGCGCGGATGTCCCGGATCCGGGGCAAGGAGATCGCCATGGTCTTCCAGGAGCCCATGACCGCGCTCAACCCCACGATGCGGGTCGGCCGGCAGATCGCCGAGGTGCTGCTGATCCACCGGACCAGGCCCGACCGCGCCTCCGCCCAGGCAGCCGCCGTGGAGCTCCTCGTCCAGGTGGGACTGCCCGACCCCGCGGCCGCCGCGCACGCCTATCCGCACCAGCTCTCCGGCGGCCAGCGCCAGCGCGTGGTGCTGGCCATCGCCCTCGCGAACGACCCCGCGCTCCTGGTCTGCGACGAACCCACCACCGCACTCGACGTCACCGTGCAGGCACGGGTCCTTGACCTGATCGTGCGCGGCGTGCAGGACCGCAGGTCGGCCATGCTCTTCATCACCCACGACCTGGCCGTGGTGGCCACCGTCTGCGAGCGCGTCATGGTCATGTACGGCGGGCGGGTGGTCGAGTCGGGACCGGTCCGCGAGGTGTTCACACGCCCCCGGCACCGGTACACCCAGGGCCTGATCGGCGCGTCGGACCTGACCGTGGTCGACGACCGCGGTCGGCTGGCCACGATCGGCGGCTCGGTTCCGTCGGCGGGACAGTTCCCCGCCGGATGCGTGTTCAGGAACAGGTGCGCCCAGGCCACCGACGTGTGCGCCACCAGGCCGGACTGGGTCGCGACCGGGCCGGACTCCGGCTACGCGTGCTTCCACCCGGTGTCCGAGAGCGACGCGCACACGACCGGCGTACCCACGAACCAGGAGGCCGGCCTTGGCTGAGCAACTGACCGACGCGCCCCTCTCCCCCGCATCCGAGTCCGGCCCCGTGGACGCCATCAGCGTCCGCGACGTCACTCGCGACTACCGGCGGCCCCGCACCTCGCTGCGCCACCCGAGCCCACCGGTGCACGCCCTGCGCGGCGTCAGCTTCACCGTCCCACAGGGGCAACGCTTCGGCATCGTGGGCGAGTCGGGCTGCGGCAAGTCGACCCTGCTACGGATCCTGGCCGGGCTCGACCGTCCCACCAGCGGCAGCGTAGAGATCGACGGCCGGGACATCACCAAGCTCCGGGAGAGACAGCTCCGGTTCGTCCGCGAGCGGCTCCAACTCGTCTTCCAGG
This window contains:
- a CDS encoding acetolactate synthase small subunit; this encodes MLRIDVVAMPLAITRVASIMAQRQFDVVTMDVAAPVDGLRRITVEVDTADEIRLDRLVKFLNRSPDVVKVVHLSDERSHTRREVFVTATGGEGQNPRPSGQGACQ
- a CDS encoding Lrp/AsnC family transcriptional regulator, whose protein sequence is MPAPVHLDSVDLQILELLRADGRRTVRDIARLVKLSPAPVRRRIRHLEESGVITGYTITTDQAKLGPGLQAVTELRFTGDTDIHDIVEFASTLPEVDEVLTLTGDVDALVRLHVDNVDELQKVVNRLRRKGVGVLQTKTLIVIASWHRGTPVP
- a CDS encoding FadR/GntR family transcriptional regulator; the protein is MSNGAQFRQVAPVRLYQRIVEQIEQAITRGDLKPGQRLPSERELVTQFGASRPTVREALRVLESNGLVRSRPGDPNGPEILPFSPAGLTKEMTRLVQFDNVSMAELISFRMMLDGSASQLAARLRSDEELSAMERTLAVMSDAIEEGYEEFSKADVAFHEAVAVASRNSLIEVCNQVVRGAVLSLISDKVAHASNSKALMRESLQHHQEVLEAIRVQDGLAAARLSRRSLHDYYAGYVPEDEQGLLIALVDDEDA
- a CDS encoding amidase codes for the protein MEQSLAAMSAVEMVAGFADRTLSPVEVHDAVQSVIEAREGVLNAFWVRDPDESRKAAQASEARWSAGEPLGPIDGVPVTLKENVARKGVPMSAGNAGAEPVVPDADAPITARVLESGGVVLGSTVMPDWGMLSSGVSSRHGITRSAWNSGWTTGGSSSGAGAAAAGGYGPLHVGTDIGGSIRLPGTWLGLATLKPSYGRIPLDAPYQGRCAGPLTRTVADAALLMRVLSQPDPRDWSSLPPQDIDWSALDVDVRGLRVGVHLDAGCGEPADAETVAAVRRAAEVFEAAGAVVEPVEPFMTQDLLDDLDLFWRVRSWNDFRALTPEARRRVLPYIVQWCQEGADVPGTKVLQCYQQIMRIQEQTVAATLPYDLVLSPTAPVAAFPADQPMPFMGEGKTMHHIGFTAPYNMSGQPAATVNCGFTTDRRPIGVQISGRRFDDLGVLRAAAWYERNRPAGAVPHWPDSVPGTPTGERTT
- a CDS encoding isocitrate/isopropylmalate family dehydrogenase; its protein translation is MTRDTRTVRLAVIPGDGIGPEVVAATVPTLRAALEADGHRLDVIELDWGGERFLREGAAMPAGAAARIRDAVANALRDTRNHTADLGGTATTADVAAAVLRAMEGQGQRG
- a CDS encoding ABC transporter substrate-binding protein — protein: MRHHTPPARRARTIAATLTCLLLTACSAGSLAAGGSIGDPETTLSIGLTAEPANLDFTKTEGAAIPQALLYNVYENLVKLDQSGRIEPGLATSWSRSKDRKTYTFHLVKDARFSNGARFTAADAKFSIERVASGWTVAQKSQMGVVDTVRAVAPDELKVTLKTPSNDWLYRMTTRIGAMFSRTGVQKLATEPVGTGPYVVKRWNRGDSITLARRADYWGRAPHFKTVALKYFKDPTALNNALLTGTINVIGAMQSPDSLYRFENNPKYKVIEGSTNGEVLLSLNNGSGPLRNPQARQAVRHAIDHKALLDTCWAGRGKLIGSMVPPTDPWYQDLTDLYPYDRDKARKLLKESGEAGRTLRLRIPTLPYAVACGTVVKSQLEQAGFKVRLDQLEFPATWLTTVFKNADYDMSIISHAEPRDIQAVFGSKTYYTRYNSPEFRALLKKADEGTQEQQVTSMRAAARLLSKDAAADWLFLLPNLMVADADITGLPKNSISESLDLTGLGRS
- a CDS encoding ABC transporter permease gives rise to the protein MIVRLVQRIAVLLASLVVCSVLVFAFMAVLPGDPARVALGVSASDSAVAQLRTEFGLDRPLVAQYFSWIHGLVTFDPGNSYISHMPIGPQLADRLLVTLWLVGTGMVIACILAIPMGTIMAVRHRKPSGLMLSAVSQIGVAVPAFLAGILMITVFAVGLGWLPANGWTPPVQDPVLFLKQLVMPALSLGIVQAAVLTRYVRSAVLDVLREDYLRTARAKGLRPTQALLRHGLRNASVPVVTVLALQLATLLVGSVVIERVFVIPGLGSLLLDSVAGRDLTMVQDVVMIIAIAVLLVNFLVDMVYLLIDPRLRVGAS
- a CDS encoding ABC transporter permease → MSVLDPEAAVATAAPDRRRRRRPITGSLLVGGVIVALVIGTALLSFVWTPHDPTLVDASVRLQKPSPEYWFGTDKFGRDVFSQILVGSRTTLFVGFVAVGVAAVIGVPLGIVAGMAPRWFGELLMRGNDLLLAFPALLLAIMFAAVYGAGTLVAMIAIGIASIPTFARLIRGGTLQVMQTEYVTAARAAGRGPFAIGLRHVLPNVSSLVIVQASVGFAIAVLAEAALSFLGFGTPPPTPSWGRMLQESQELLASAPRLAVYPGVAIAVAVLGFNLLGDGLRDRFDPKLEDRR
- a CDS encoding ABC transporter ATP-binding protein yields the protein MTAAPESDDVRDVLAVRDLDVTVGGRKLIDSVDFTIRAGERVGLIGESGSGKSLTSLSVMGLLPEGLRATGSVRLAGVDHDLVGADEARMSRIRGKEIAMVFQEPMTALNPTMRVGRQIAEVLLIHRTRPDRASAQAAAVELLVQVGLPDPAAAAHAYPHQLSGGQRQRVVLAIALANDPALLVCDEPTTALDVTVQARVLDLIVRGVQDRRSAMLFITHDLAVVATVCERVMVMYGGRVVESGPVREVFTRPRHRYTQGLIGASDLTVVDDRGRLATIGGSVPSAGQFPAGCVFRNRCAQATDVCATRPDWVATGPDSGYACFHPVSESDAHTTGVPTNQEAGLG